The following proteins are encoded in a genomic region of Anabas testudineus chromosome 13, fAnaTes1.2, whole genome shotgun sequence:
- the LOC113172862 gene encoding histone H2A, sperm-like: MSGRGKKTVPKPKSAMSRSSRAGITFPVGRIHRLLRKGNYAERVGTGAAVYLSAVLEYLCAEILELAGNASRDNKKHRIAPRHILLAVKNDEELNKLLAGVTISEGGVIPNIQASLLPKKTKAPKDDSSAKDVQSQEF, encoded by the coding sequence ATGTCTGGCCGTGGGAAGAAAACTGTACCCAAACCAAAATCTGCAATGTCCCGGTCTTCCAGGGCTGGGATCACCTTCCCAGTGGGCCGCATCCACAGGCTGCTCAGGAAAGGAAACTATGCAGAGCGAGTAGGCACTGGCGCTGCAGTGTATCTCTCTGCTGTCCTGGAGTACCTCTGTGCTGAAATCCTGGAGCTAGCGGGGAACGCCAGCCGTGACAACAAAAAGCACCGCATTGCTCCCCGACACATCTTATTGGCAGTGAAAAATGACGAGGAGCTTAATAAGCTACTGGCAGGAGTCACTATCTCAGAGGGTGGCGTCATCCCAAACATCCAGGCAAGCCTTCTTCCCAAGAAGACCAAGGCACCCAAGGATGATAGTTCTGCTAAAGATGTTCAGTCTCAAGAGTTTTAA